From Rubripirellula reticaptiva, the proteins below share one genomic window:
- a CDS encoding M3 family metallopeptidase, giving the protein MDLNSPLLKPWTGPYGGVPPWTLVRTEEFSPAFEIAIKRASDELDEIANSTEPPTFENTVLSLQNSGEDLRRLEAIFGVHSSNLNVGPIPDIEKNVMPKLSEHEDSIYQNKSLFDRIAAVYQSDAMTDGTFDLAQRRIVDDLYKTFIRKGARLDDAQKAKLSQINTRLARLFTDFSQNVLEDEKGFVTWIDDESKLAGLPDSVVDAMKSAAEERGNSGGKWAVTNTRSSMDPVLTYADDRSLREGVWRNYYSRGDNGDEHDNNAIISEILKLRAARAKLLGYPTHAHWRMEPTMAKDPQAAMDLMMKVWPKAVARVKEEVVDMQAIADSENANLKIEPWDYRYYAEKVRKDKYDLDLNEVTPYMQLDKLREAMMWSAEQLYGLTFKKISGVPVFHPDVTVWEVSKADGSFAGLWYLDPFAREGKRSGAWMTDYREQQHLGDEIRPIVSNNSNFVKSGDGPTLISWDDAVTLFHEFGHALHSLLSDVKYRSQAGTNVARDYVEFPSQVNEHWLDTPEVLNQFAVHFETGEALPQVLIDKIKNASTFNKGFDTVEYLASALIDMKLHLAGDADIDPDKFERETLAAIGMPSEIPMRHRTPQFAHIFSSDAYSAGYYSYLWSDALTADAAERFKEAGSFYDKEVAKSLYENVMSVGDTIDPADGFRKFRGRDVDTGALLRKRGFPVD; this is encoded by the coding sequence ATGGATCTCAATTCACCTCTCTTGAAACCATGGACCGGACCCTACGGTGGCGTTCCACCATGGACGCTTGTTCGTACCGAAGAGTTCTCACCCGCTTTCGAAATTGCGATCAAACGGGCAAGCGACGAATTGGATGAGATTGCAAATAGCACCGAGCCACCGACCTTTGAAAACACGGTGTTATCGCTGCAGAACTCGGGCGAAGATTTACGACGGCTCGAAGCGATCTTCGGCGTGCATTCCTCTAACCTAAATGTGGGGCCGATTCCCGACATAGAAAAGAATGTGATGCCGAAACTGTCGGAACACGAAGACAGCATCTACCAAAACAAGTCGCTATTTGATCGTATCGCTGCGGTCTACCAAAGCGATGCGATGACCGACGGTACCTTTGATCTGGCACAACGACGCATTGTTGACGATTTGTACAAGACTTTCATCCGCAAAGGGGCACGTCTGGACGATGCCCAGAAAGCCAAACTATCGCAAATTAACACGCGTCTGGCTCGCCTGTTCACCGATTTCAGCCAGAACGTGCTGGAAGACGAAAAGGGATTCGTCACGTGGATCGATGACGAGTCCAAACTAGCTGGATTGCCCGATTCTGTTGTCGACGCGATGAAGTCTGCTGCCGAAGAGCGTGGCAATAGTGGTGGCAAATGGGCAGTCACAAACACTCGGTCGTCGATGGACCCGGTGCTAACCTACGCTGACGACCGGTCGCTGCGCGAAGGCGTTTGGCGAAATTATTACAGCCGCGGTGACAACGGCGATGAACACGACAATAACGCGATCATTTCTGAGATCTTGAAACTTCGTGCCGCGCGGGCAAAGCTACTCGGTTACCCCACGCATGCCCATTGGCGGATGGAGCCGACGATGGCAAAGGATCCGCAGGCGGCGATGGATCTGATGATGAAGGTTTGGCCGAAAGCTGTCGCACGCGTCAAAGAAGAGGTCGTCGACATGCAGGCGATCGCCGATAGCGAGAACGCGAACCTGAAAATCGAGCCATGGGATTATCGTTACTATGCCGAGAAAGTTCGCAAGGACAAATACGATCTCGATCTGAACGAAGTCACGCCCTACATGCAGTTGGACAAACTTCGCGAAGCGATGATGTGGTCAGCCGAACAGCTGTATGGACTGACGTTCAAAAAAATCAGTGGCGTCCCCGTCTTTCATCCAGACGTTACAGTTTGGGAAGTCAGTAAAGCGGATGGCTCGTTCGCGGGCCTGTGGTACTTGGATCCATTCGCACGCGAAGGCAAACGTAGCGGCGCTTGGATGACGGACTATCGGGAACAACAGCATTTGGGCGACGAGATTCGTCCGATTGTTTCCAACAACTCGAACTTCGTGAAGTCAGGCGACGGACCGACTTTGATCTCGTGGGATGATGCGGTAACACTGTTCCACGAATTTGGGCACGCCCTTCACAGTCTGCTTTCGGACGTGAAATATCGTTCGCAAGCGGGCACCAACGTTGCCCGTGACTACGTCGAATTTCCGTCGCAAGTCAATGAGCACTGGCTTGACACACCCGAAGTTCTGAATCAGTTTGCGGTTCACTTCGAAACCGGTGAAGCTTTGCCCCAAGTACTGATCGACAAAATTAAGAATGCGTCGACATTCAACAAGGGCTTTGACACAGTCGAGTATCTGGCGAGCGCACTGATCGATATGAAGCTGCACTTGGCTGGTGATGCGGATATCGACCCGGACAAGTTCGAACGCGAAACTCTAGCCGCGATTGGAATGCCCAGTGAGATTCCGATGCGACACCGAACGCCGCAATTTGCGCACATTTTCAGCAGCGACGCGTACTCGGCTGGCTATTACAGCTATCTGTGGTCCGATGCGTTGACCGCCGATGCGGCAGAGCGTTTCAAGGAAGCGGGCAGCTTCTATGACAAAGAAGTCGCCAAGAGTCTGTACGAGAACGTGATGAGCGTTGGCGACACCATCGATCCAGCGGATGGGTTTCGCAAGTTTCGCGGTCGAGATGTCGATACCGGTGCCTTGCTGCGTAAACGCGGTTTCCCCGTCGATTGA
- a CDS encoding spondin domain-containing protein, translating to MSFKISDLFASETSLRHRGSAHRRPRSPRNRRIQVETLERRQLLAAEVLQITVENLSDDGGLAQTPFWVAAHDGTFDLGDPGQPASSFGGLELIAEDGDVSGLVDRFTAEGVGNAAVIAAPGGFTGAPVFEPGEVVTQDLTVDDTTASPFFSFASMVIPANDAFIANLDATAIRLFDADGDFLGPQTIVVYGSQIWDAGTEVNDPVGGAAFTTVGGTSADEGGVIALHQGLDGFVGESLPTGETLTKAFGANTPIARITVARASDPTNPIDQAGPLAALDASDVAQRIDSHEISVTFSDPSGVDLSSITPENLRITGPLLTQLEVLSVVVNAGSATTLNEVTANYRVAPASGSFTHLDNGTYSVVLLADQVGDSFGHAATAEMLGDFTVSAPVQLQVTYESLADEGGLSQTPIWVAVHDGNFEIARAGRSASDFGGLESLAEDGDVSGLVDRFAADANGYDAVIVAPDGFPDAPVFEPSETVSQTLNVFDAFSNRFFSFASMVIPSNDAFIANLDPRSYELFDRFGNFTGARTITIYGQDVWDAGTEENDPIGDAAFSTEGGTATDENGVVGRHRGLNDFVGTELPTGGNLTRAFENRTPVGRFTISLADLPADPIDHLGPIATTDVTGVTIVGQTTHEVRVTYSDPSGVDITSIDTSDIRIISSTGKQLQIVGVTADADGTVDRRSVTATYQVAPVDGDPFNTLDNGLYIINSVAGEVGDKLGNEIGLASLGSFEIHVAVQLNVTIENLSIDGGLAQTPFWIAVHEGNFSIAAAGESAIGFGGLEALAEEGDVSGLDARFATESNGFAAVVTAPGGFAGAPVFEPGETASLILDVQNTNANRFFSFASMVIPSNDAFIANFNARAYELFDSNGFFNGPKTITIYGRDIWDAGTEVNGVGSGAAFSAEGGNGVDENGVIRRHSGLDEFIETGLPTGSDLAAAFIGQTPLARITIGLAGETVIPEDDLGPTTFLSAQPITVAGAAEHEVKITFNDPAGVDITSIDPSDLNIVGPGGSTLRVTNVVVDAAEGTSPRSVVATYQLATSDDQFTARNNGTYRVSLANDAVRDTLGQGSSLDVAGVVNVDVGIRLQVDVESLTEAGGLAGTPFWVGFHDGQFEVARGGASASEFGGLELLAEEGDASELVARFAAESNGTDSLITAPDGFAGAPVFEPGETAGQVIEIANTADNRFFSFASMVIPSNDAFIANLNSQAYELFDRLGNFKGARRITIYGRDILDAGTEANDASGAAFSTEGGVGTVENGVIRKHTGLDNFIGTGLPTGENLGSAFGQLTAIATITISLFDPEAEACSGVDAACSARSVSLQNSALSADVNKDGQVSALDALLVINFLGRFGNQSTIADEAQRAGLDLDVGGDTEVTALDALQVINELARRRGAGGESESVSETEQALRFDVAIGQLSQSDSFDFGYDQREEALTLLF from the coding sequence ATGAGCTTCAAGATTTCTGACCTTTTTGCATCCGAAACAAGTCTTCGTCATCGAGGCAGCGCACACCGTCGCCCCAGAAGCCCCCGAAACCGCCGAATTCAAGTCGAAACTCTCGAGCGTCGGCAACTGCTGGCTGCCGAAGTGTTGCAGATCACGGTTGAAAATCTGTCGGACGACGGCGGATTGGCTCAGACACCGTTTTGGGTCGCCGCGCACGACGGAACTTTTGATCTGGGCGATCCCGGGCAACCTGCGTCGTCCTTTGGCGGGCTGGAATTGATTGCCGAGGATGGCGACGTCAGCGGGCTGGTTGACCGCTTCACCGCCGAGGGTGTCGGGAACGCAGCCGTCATTGCGGCGCCAGGCGGATTTACCGGTGCCCCCGTTTTTGAGCCCGGCGAGGTCGTTACTCAGGACTTGACTGTTGATGATACAACCGCGTCCCCGTTCTTCAGTTTTGCGTCCATGGTCATTCCGGCCAACGATGCGTTCATTGCAAACTTGGATGCGACCGCGATCCGGTTGTTCGATGCCGATGGTGATTTCCTGGGGCCGCAAACGATCGTCGTCTACGGTTCACAGATTTGGGACGCTGGAACAGAAGTCAATGATCCCGTCGGTGGCGCCGCATTCACCACGGTCGGTGGCACCTCGGCCGATGAAGGCGGCGTGATCGCGTTGCACCAAGGACTTGATGGTTTCGTCGGCGAATCCCTTCCCACCGGCGAAACACTTACAAAAGCTTTCGGTGCCAACACGCCCATCGCTCGGATTACGGTCGCTCGAGCTAGCGATCCTACCAATCCGATTGACCAGGCAGGCCCCCTGGCTGCCTTGGATGCGAGCGATGTCGCCCAGCGAATCGACTCGCACGAAATCAGTGTCACGTTCAGCGATCCGTCCGGCGTCGACCTTTCCAGCATCACGCCCGAGAATCTCCGCATCACGGGGCCGTTATTGACTCAGCTCGAAGTCTTATCGGTCGTCGTCAATGCCGGTTCGGCAACCACTCTTAACGAAGTCACCGCAAACTACCGCGTGGCTCCGGCGTCCGGTTCATTTACGCATCTGGACAACGGGACCTACTCGGTCGTTTTGCTTGCCGATCAAGTTGGCGACTCGTTTGGTCATGCTGCGACTGCGGAAATGCTGGGCGATTTCACCGTGAGTGCTCCGGTGCAACTGCAGGTCACTTACGAGAGTTTGGCCGATGAGGGTGGGTTGTCGCAAACTCCGATCTGGGTCGCAGTCCACGATGGCAATTTTGAAATTGCTCGTGCCGGTCGCAGCGCATCTGACTTTGGTGGTCTTGAATCGCTAGCCGAAGACGGCGACGTGAGTGGTTTGGTGGATCGATTCGCTGCTGATGCCAACGGGTACGATGCCGTCATTGTTGCACCGGACGGTTTTCCCGACGCACCCGTTTTCGAGCCTAGCGAAACGGTCAGTCAGACCTTGAACGTATTTGATGCGTTCAGCAATCGGTTTTTCAGTTTCGCGAGCATGGTGATTCCATCGAACGATGCGTTCATCGCAAACTTGGATCCACGCTCGTACGAACTGTTCGATCGATTCGGTAATTTCACAGGTGCTCGCACGATCACGATCTACGGTCAAGATGTTTGGGATGCCGGAACCGAAGAAAATGACCCGATCGGTGACGCTGCGTTCAGCACCGAAGGCGGAACTGCGACGGATGAGAATGGCGTGGTTGGTCGGCACCGCGGCCTGAATGATTTTGTCGGCACCGAGCTGCCGACTGGCGGAAATTTGACTCGCGCATTTGAAAATCGGACGCCGGTCGGACGCTTCACGATTAGTCTGGCGGATCTACCTGCCGATCCGATCGATCACTTGGGACCGATTGCCACGACGGATGTGACCGGAGTCACCATTGTCGGCCAAACGACCCATGAGGTCCGTGTTACCTATAGCGATCCTTCGGGGGTTGATATTACCAGCATTGATACGTCTGACATTCGCATCATCAGCAGCACTGGGAAACAGTTGCAAATCGTCGGCGTCACAGCGGATGCCGACGGCACCGTCGATCGGCGCAGCGTGACCGCTACCTATCAAGTCGCACCTGTCGATGGCGACCCCTTCAATACACTCGACAACGGTCTGTACATCATCAACTCGGTCGCTGGCGAGGTTGGCGATAAGCTTGGCAATGAAATTGGTTTGGCGTCGCTGGGGTCATTCGAAATCCACGTGGCGGTGCAGTTGAATGTCACCATTGAGAATTTGTCGATCGACGGCGGACTTGCCCAAACACCTTTTTGGATCGCCGTTCACGAAGGAAACTTCTCGATCGCCGCCGCAGGCGAATCGGCAATCGGATTCGGCGGGCTTGAGGCTCTTGCCGAAGAAGGCGACGTGTCAGGCTTAGACGCGAGATTCGCTACAGAGTCTAATGGTTTCGCAGCAGTCGTCACCGCGCCCGGCGGGTTCGCGGGAGCTCCTGTTTTCGAGCCTGGCGAAACTGCGTCGTTGATCCTAGATGTGCAGAACACAAACGCGAATCGCTTCTTTAGCTTTGCCAGCATGGTGATTCCGTCTAACGACGCTTTCATCGCAAACTTCAATGCTCGCGCCTATGAGTTATTCGACAGTAACGGCTTCTTCAATGGGCCGAAAACCATCACGATTTATGGTCGAGACATTTGGGACGCTGGGACGGAAGTCAACGGGGTTGGCAGTGGTGCGGCGTTCTCGGCCGAGGGAGGCAACGGAGTCGATGAAAATGGCGTGATTCGCAGACACTCAGGTTTGGATGAATTCATTGAAACGGGATTGCCAACCGGCAGTGACCTTGCCGCTGCGTTCATCGGTCAGACACCGCTCGCCCGAATCACGATTGGATTGGCTGGCGAAACGGTTATCCCAGAGGACGACTTGGGCCCGACGACGTTCCTTTCGGCCCAGCCGATCACGGTCGCGGGCGCTGCCGAACACGAAGTTAAAATTACTTTCAATGATCCGGCCGGAGTCGACATCACATCGATTGATCCGTCGGATCTAAACATCGTTGGTCCCGGCGGTTCGACGCTGCGAGTGACCAACGTGGTGGTGGATGCCGCGGAGGGTACCTCGCCAAGATCGGTCGTTGCGACCTATCAATTAGCGACCAGCGACGATCAGTTCACCGCTCGAAATAACGGAACCTATCGGGTCAGTTTGGCGAACGATGCGGTGCGCGACACGCTCGGCCAAGGAAGCAGCTTGGATGTCGCCGGCGTGGTCAACGTGGACGTCGGAATCCGGTTGCAAGTGGATGTCGAATCGCTTACCGAAGCTGGCGGCTTGGCGGGGACTCCGTTTTGGGTCGGTTTTCACGACGGTCAATTCGAAGTCGCACGTGGCGGGGCGTCAGCATCCGAATTTGGTGGTTTAGAATTGCTTGCCGAAGAGGGCGACGCTAGCGAACTGGTCGCTCGCTTCGCCGCCGAATCAAACGGCACGGATTCACTCATCACGGCGCCCGATGGATTTGCCGGTGCACCCGTATTTGAACCGGGCGAAACGGCAGGCCAAGTCATTGAGATCGCCAACACGGCGGATAACCGTTTCTTCAGTTTCGCCAGCATGGTGATCCCTTCGAACGATGCGTTCATCGCAAATCTGAATTCCCAGGCTTATGAACTTTTCGATCGCTTGGGAAACTTCAAGGGAGCTCGCCGGATCACGATTTATGGACGTGACATTTTGGATGCCGGAACGGAAGCTAACGATGCAAGTGGCGCTGCATTCTCGACCGAAGGCGGTGTTGGAACCGTTGAGAACGGCGTGATTCGCAAACACACAGGACTCGACAACTTCATTGGTACTGGATTGCCGACCGGTGAAAATTTGGGCAGTGCGTTTGGTCAGTTGACCGCCATTGCCACGATCACGATTTCGTTGTTTGATCCCGAAGCGGAAGCATGCAGCGGTGTTGATGCTGCTTGTTCTGCTCGCAGCGTCAGCCTGCAAAACTCGGCGCTCTCGGCGGATGTCAACAAAGATGGTCAAGTCTCGGCGCTGGATGCTTTGCTGGTGATCAATTTCTTGGGACGCTTTGGCAACCAGTCAACGATCGCTGACGAAGCACAACGTGCGGGGCTCGATTTGGACGTCGGCGGCGACACCGAGGTTACGGCGTTAGACGCTCTGCAGGTGATCAACGAACTGGCGCGTCGGCGAGGAGCTGGGGGTGAGTCAGAATCCGTTAGTGAAACCGAGCAAGCCCTCCGTTTTGACGTTGCAATCGGTCAACTTTCGCAATCGGATTCGTTCGATTTTGGCTACGACCAACGAGAAGAAGCCTTGACGCTGCTGTTCTAG
- a CDS encoding sigma-70 family RNA polymerase sigma factor has product MATPADPPSSTNEAPVKTDKTARQAIDLNQQVDRFGDALFRFAVAKTGDHALAEDLVQDTFVAAVAAQRGFRGQASVSTWLFAILKRKIADHHRQCSRRPVHGPLGADTLPISNDSSDVFPRRRDGRSHWASDPAKICQDIEFWAAVDSCVEKLPGKLSEAFILREINQHSPEEIRELLGISATNLSMRLYRCRMAVKDCLNKHWFEKDA; this is encoded by the coding sequence TTGGCCACCCCAGCAGATCCACCGAGTTCGACGAACGAAGCCCCCGTCAAGACAGACAAAACGGCTAGGCAGGCGATCGATTTGAATCAGCAAGTGGACCGATTCGGTGACGCGTTGTTCCGTTTTGCGGTCGCCAAGACTGGCGATCACGCGCTGGCCGAAGACCTTGTCCAAGACACGTTTGTGGCAGCAGTGGCGGCGCAGCGTGGTTTTCGCGGCCAAGCGAGCGTTTCGACTTGGCTGTTCGCTATTCTGAAACGCAAGATCGCTGACCACCACCGCCAATGTTCTCGTCGCCCAGTTCACGGGCCGCTGGGTGCCGACACGCTGCCAATCTCCAACGATTCAAGCGATGTTTTTCCCCGACGACGCGATGGCCGAAGCCACTGGGCCAGCGATCCGGCTAAAATCTGTCAAGACATAGAATTTTGGGCAGCAGTCGATTCGTGTGTCGAAAAATTGCCCGGCAAACTGTCCGAAGCTTTCATTCTTCGCGAAATCAATCAACATTCGCCTGAAGAAATCCGTGAATTGCTTGGAATTTCGGCGACCAACCTCTCGATGCGACTGTATCGATGCCGAATGGCAGTGAAAGACTGTTTGAACAAACACTGGTTTGAAAAAGACGCTTGA